CGTGTCCTCCCGCACAAGTTTTGCGAAGTAGATTCCTGAGACGGCATCCGGCGGAACCGCCCACGAGGCGGACTCCGCCCAATTGCCGCAGTCCAGGAGCCCCGTGGTAATATCCGACAGGCAGTCCGGCTGGGTCTGAGGCAAGGGGACGGAAGGAACCACCGTCGTGATCTTCCGTGCCCCCATCCCGTTGTAGTAACCCATCCGGTAGATATCGAGGTGATAGGCCGCGGCGTCCGTTTCAATCTTAAAGTGTACGGTCTGGCCCTGATTGACGCTGATGTCGGTGGCGAAACCCTGGAGGCTCGGGTCACCCGCCCCGACAATGTCCCATTCGCTGGATGGATTGCCGGACTTGGAGTTCTCGCAGACGATCGGATTGGCAGCCGGCGGACTGCAGGCGAAAGTCTGCCCTTGTGCGGATGGGGGGGCCATTCCGCAGACGATAACGTAGGCCATGGCCTGGGCCATCGCCAATAACCAACCGGTCGCTGTTGCCTTGTGATTGAGCATGATCAACCTCACCTGTGGCAGAGTTTGTACGAGTATGATGGATTCCCTTGGTAAAGTCTCGGCTTGGGCACAGTGAGGCGCATCATCGTTCATTTAACAGGCGATCTTCGCCACTGTAGAAAATTCCTGCCCAGTCCAATATACCTCTCAAGTTGTTAATACTTTGGTAAATGCCGTAATAACGTCCTTCGTATCCTCTTCGTCTAGCGCAGGAGATAGGGGCAGGGAAAGCGTCCGCTCCCCTATCCACTCCGCGTTTGGAAAATCACCGATTTTCCAGCCAAAGGTTTTACGATAATAGGGATGCAGATGAACCGGAAGATAATGGACTCCGACGCCGATGTTTTCGGCGGTGAGGGCGTTCAAAACCCAATCCCGGTTTTTTCCAATCCGGTCGAGATCGACCAGCGGGGTGTAGAGGTGATAGGCGTGCCGTGTTTCCGGCTCCGGCGGGACCGGGGTGAAGCATGGAAGGGCTTTGAACGCCGCGTTATACCGTTCCCAGATACTCTCCCTCCGCTTCCAGTAGGACTCCACCCTCTTCAATTGGTGGATTCCGATCGCCGCCTGGATATCCATCATGTTGTATTTATACCCCGCATGTATCACCTGGTAATGTTTATATCCTTCGTCGGAAAACCTTCTCCAGGCATCTTTGCTCATGCCGTGAAGGGCCAGAACCTTGACCCTTTCCGCGATGTGTCTGTCTTCCGTGACCACCATGCCGCCTTCCCCCGTAACGACATTCTTCGTCACGTAGAAACTGAAACAGCCGACGTCTCCAAAGCGGCCCGCCTTGCGCCCTTTATATTCGGATTCGATCGCATGAGCGCAGTCTTCAATCACCATGAGATCGTAAGTGCGGGCCAGGTTCATGATCGGATCCATGTCGCAGATTCGACCGGCGAAATGCACCGGAAGGATCGCCTTGGTTTTGGCGGTGACTTTTTTCTCGATTTCTTCCGGAAGAATATTCATGGTTTTCCGATCGCAGTCCGCGAGGACGGGCGTGGCCCCGCAATGAATAATGGCATTGATCGTCGCACAGAAGGTCATGGGCGTTGTGATGACTTCGTCCCCGGGCCCGATGCCCGCCGCCGCCAGGGAGAGATGCAAGGCGGCCGTGCATGAATTGAGCGCAACCGTGTGTGTTGCGCCCTTGTAGGCCGCAAAGTCCTTTTCAAACTGAAACACTTTTGGGCCGGTCCCGATCCAGCGTCGGCGCATGCATCCGACGACTTCTTCAATTTCGGGTTCCTCGAATATCGGAGCACCGAAAACAAGGAATTTCTCCTTGGGACGTACCGGCACTCCCCCTTCTATGGCTAATTTTTTCACTGGCTTTCCACCTTCCCGCCGTAAATGGTCCTCAACATGAGCACCGACCTCTTTGGTCCGGCATTATTTTTTAAACATGGCATTGGCTTTTCCATCCCAACTCGTCCACACGACGTTTGGATCGCCGATTTATCTTGCGGAAGGCTCCCATTTCACGATCCGCTCCCCCCGCACATAGCTATACCAGGCGCTGAGAATGGAGAGATTGACCAACACGAAATAAGTAAATATCTTCAAGATCGATCCGACGAACAATCGATTAAGCCAGATTCCCAGGACCGCGCCGACATAGAATACGACCTGGGCCAGAAATGCGACAAGATAGTAAATCGATTCTCGGGCCAGGAACATATTGCTGACGAAGGCCAGTATCATCGCGAAGGGCACCATCCACCGGAAGAGCTTGTGGCTCAACAATTGCCACGAAAAAAAACCGTATCGAAACGGGTTTAACAGATAAACGTGGTTCATAAAGACGCGGATCCCCCGCAGCACGGTCCTGACCTTTCTGTGGTACTCCTTTTTCTCATCCTCGAGGTCCCGGTAGGAGCCGACGCTTTCCGGATCCAGGATGCCTCGGAGCCCGATCCTGACCGAGTTGAACAGGGTGTTGAAGTCGCTCGCCAGATCAGGCGACCAAGGAAAACAGGCCTCTCTCCGAGCCGCAAAGAACGACCCGCTCAAGCCGACCAGGGTATTGACCCGGGATTCCAATCGGCGGAGGAACATCTCATACCGCACGTAACTTCCCTCGCCCCCGACCCGGCCGTCCCGGCCAATGACCCTGTCGACGCTGCTGACACAGCCGATGCATGGGTCATTAAAATTCCTGACGATGCTCATGACCCCGCCGGGGTCAAGGACTGTGGAGACGTCGGAGAAAACAAGGATCTCTCCGGAAGCCGCTTCCACCGCGAGTTTTTGGGCGTTTTCCTTCCCCTTCCGCTCGGAGGCCCGGATCAGCTTGACTCCCCTGGCCGAATAACGCTTCACGATCTCGTCGGTTTGATCGGTGGAGCCATCGGAGGCCACGATGATTTCCAGGCGGTCCGGCGGATACGACTGACCCAGCGTGTTCTCGACTTTCTCCCGGATCCTTTTCTCCTCGTTATAAGCCGTGATGATGAAGGAAACCCTCGGCGTCATATCCCCCTTCGCGACCGGCCGCCCCATGAAAAGCGAAAGGGCCAGGAGCAACAAAGGATAGCCGCCATAGGCGTAAAAAATAAAAGCCACCGAGAACCAAAAAAGTGCCGTCAGCATGGCAGATCCAGAATGTTCGACAATCGATCCGACAAGGCGCCGGCCTCCCCGCCGCGATCGAATAATCCGCAGATCTTCGACCGGTCCCGCTCCGAAACGAAATGGTGCGTGGGTATCGCCAGGAGCGTCTCGGCCACCCTTTTCGCCGCGGGAAAGCTTTGACCGGGAAATGCGGCTTTGATTTTATCGATCTCATTGACGGGCGTCGGATACATGAGGCTGACGCCCAATCCTTGTTTCTTGGAAGCACGGTAGACGAGGTCCCTGGCCTCACGGCTCTTCATCAAGACGGGCAGCCGCAGGTACGGGATGCGATTTTCGCGGAAGCTCTTTGAACCCAGCGCCCGTTTGAGATAGGAGGCCGTATCGGCCCGGGCCTGGTTAGACTGCATCAGGCGCTCCTTCCAATTCCGAAGAATGCCGCCCTTCATGGCGGACAGCCTCTCCAGCGGGAAATCCTCGGGAAACCTAGTTTCCCCCAATCCGAGGAAGGAAAGGCCGGAGGGAAACCAAAAGAGAGACGGGCGGATGAAAAAAACCATAAAGGCTAAAGAGACGAGCTCCTTCACGTCGTTCCATATGGCCGGTTTCTTGAAATCCGCATAACAACGGGCCATCGCCCCGGCAATCCGGTCCGAGTGGGTCACGATCACACCGCCGGACCCGCAGGTGATGTTCTTTCCCCTTCCAAGGCTGAAGAATCCCACATCGCCGACGGTCCCCAGTTTTTTCCCCTCGCGTAGCCCGCCCATGGCCTGGGCGGCGTCTTCCACGACAAAAGCCCCGCGGGACCGTCCCACGGACAAGGCGTGATCCATGTCGGACGGAACGCCGAACAAGTGGGTTGGGATGATGCACAGGGTCTCTTCATCGACGGCCTTTTCGAGAAGGCGATGATCGAAGTCGAGTGTCGAGGGATCGACGTCGCAGAGCACCGGCTCCAGTCCGGCCTTCAAAACGGCGGCGGGAACGGAAAAGCAGGTGTAGGCCGGGATCACCACCTTTTTTCTGGGGGACAACGATCTCAAGGCCAGAAGGGTCAGCGCCAGCGCGGCCTTTCCGGAGGAGACGAAGAATACGTGCCGCACCCCGAAATGTTCCCTCACCTCGGCCTCCAGCCTCTGGATCGACCGCCGGCCGGAAAACAGGCCGACCAATCCATGGCCGAGGTCCTTAAGAAAAAGCGGCGCCGCGGCGGGCGGTATGGTGCGTCGGATCTTCATGGAAGGTTCTTCACGATGGAAGGGCCGATGAGCCGTGTCAGGCCGACCGGAAGCCTCTTCCAAAGGTTAATGGCGATTCGATACTTGGGATTTGCGGGATTCAGCTCGGGAAGCGCTCCGCCCTTTCTAAGCCAATAGTGCCAATACAGGGGAACGGGCTTCGCTCCCCACTGCTCCTTGAATCGGTAGGTCCCCTCGCCCGGGGTCGAGCGGCCGAAATCAAAAAGTCTGTAGCCGCGATCGCAGGCAAAGTTCAGGGCGCTCCAGTATAAAAGCATGTTGGGACTGCAGAAGTTATAGTCCCGCAGTGAGGAGGCCCAGGGAATTTCGACCCGATCCTTGTGGCTCACAAGAAACCCGGACGCGACGGGTTGTTTTTCTTTATACACGGAGCAGATCCAGGTGGACGCCTCAAATTCCTCAAGGATGTTCTTAAAAAACGATTTGGAATACACGGGGGTTCCAAGATCCCTCATGTTCGTTGAAAAGACTTCGTAGAACCCGTCCAGCTCGTCCTCCCGGCCGATCCGCGCGATCAGTCCCTCTTTTTGCGGCCTGCGGATCTGGCTTCGAAGCTTTGACGAAAACGACCCCCACAGGTCCTCGGCCCTGGAGGGGAGCCTCAGGTTCATTACGACCTTCGATCTCTTGATTGACAGCGGGCCGTTCAATTCCCGAACCTCTCGGAGCTCGATGTGCTCAACGTTCTCCCGTTCCCCGATGTGGATCGCCTCTTGAAGAAGCCGGGGGCCGACCTCGGCGCGCTCCGCGCAGATTCCGCCGTAATTAAAGTAGGGAAGCGAAACCAGGAAACTCCCGAACAGGCGACTTTTCAAATGGACCATCGGAAGGATCCCGTCGATGTTGTTCCATTCATCCTCGGACAAAAGATAATACGTTTTATGTCCAAAGCTCTTTTCGATGACCGTTTTCCACCCGGAATAGTGGTAATGGGCGGTGCCGTCCACCCGTTTCACAAATTCATCCCAGCGTTTTTTGTCGTCGTTTTCAAACAATCGAATCGTCATAAGAAAAATCTCTTTCACGGGCGGGGGCGCCCTTTCGGCCTCGGCCGTCGTCTAGGCCCAAGAGGCCGCGGCTATGAGTTGATTGCCGGAAGATAACGCTTCAGATTCCGAAGCACTTCCCGGACGAAGGCGTCGCGGGCCTCCGGGTCTCCGGAAAGAACCCCGTCGATGGCCCAATCGGACGACAGAATAACGACCGCGCCGTTCGTGCGGCCCCGGGTCAGACCGTCCCAAACCATCCAAGCCTTGGCCTCGTACTTATCCGCAACAATCCGGCCGTTCAAGTCGTACCAGAAGAGCAGCTCTCTCTTGTATTTCCCCTCCTGTTGGACGACCTGGTTGATTTCAACGGGCCCGTAGGATGAAAGATCCAATTTTCGTTTTGAAGCTTCTCGATGGAGATCACTGGTTTGGTAGCTGATCATTTCCTTGCCTTGTGTCTGGCCGGCGAAGTAGCCGACATAGAGATTCAATTTGTCTCCGGAGGCGGAGGAGTAAGTTCTTGAAAGTTCCCTATCAACACCCAGCTTTTTGTAAATTGGAAAATCCGACCCCCGCTCCTTTCCCTGCCATTCCCCGATTTCCATGGGGAAATTTACGATCTCCGCCCTCAAGGGGATGGCCCGGGGTTGATGGAACAGCGCATAACTTCCCAGCAGCAAGAAAAGCAGGGTCAGCGACCACCCGATCCATTGAACTTTTCCATTCCGGGCGATAGATCCGGATACCGTATAGGGTTCCCGACTCTTATTTAACGGATCGGCACTCGAAGTCCTCGTCAAGACCCATAGACCGCCAAACAGTGCGGCATACCCGACCACGGAAACAAACAGGCCCTGGAGGACATGATAAGGTCCATGGATGTCCCCCCCAAGACCATGGTAGGAGAGGAACCCGATCAGGGCGACCCGCAGCCCGTTCGACAGCACCGCGACGGCCACGGCAAACCCGACGAGGAGGACCCGCCTCGTCCATCCCTTGAGAAAGAGGTAGGCCTGCGGGATGCCGATCGCGATCACGGCGATGAGGTAGTTCACGCCGCTGCAGGCCCGCGCCACCTCAAGGGTGATGTTGGGCAACTCAATGTAGATTCCTTGTTGGTAAACCGGAATGCCCACGGATTGCAGGAGCCTCACTCCAAGCGTCGCCGAGAAGAGTTGAAAGGGGAGATGGAGAGGGTCCGTCACGATTTCCCAGACCGGGATCATGAAGATCAGGTAGGCAACCGGAAACCAGAGAACCTTGAAAGCGCGGGCCCCCAGTATCAGGAGAACGCTCCCGAGAAGGGTGACGATCAATGAAAGCTCCTGAACCGAGGTGATTCCGCCAATTTGGCCCGCCACGAACATGAGCAAACCGGCCGCGAAGAGAACCGATCCGCCCAGAAGGGAGGGCTCGGGACGAACAGGCAAAAGCCGCTCGCGCCGGATCCACACGAGGTATAGGCTGATGAAGGGGATCAGAAATCCATAGGAATACATGTTGTCGGACCACCAATGCTTCGCCAGGCCCGTCAGCACCCCGACATAACAAAAGAGGAAGGAGGCCACAAGCAGCCCCGCGCGCGCCAGGGCCCGACCGTTCGATGGGCTGTAGGGTCGAACACGGGAAGGTCTCATTCTCTCGAGAACACGCTCCATCATTTCGGGTGGGCCTCCGGATCGATTTCTCCGACCGCCTCCACGAGCAAGGGAGACAGGTGCAGATAACGGGTGGCGTTTCGTTTGGCGTCGATGTCGCGCCAGACCCGCATGACCTGCCCGGGCGTCAGGCCGGCCACCGGGGCGACCTCGGCGGCCGGGACCCCGTGATTCTTTCCGTAGAGGCAGAGGTCCATCTTCTCGTAGGGCAGGGCGAAATAAAATTCCTCCTGCGTTTGCTCAAGCGAATAGGTGTCCGTGGTCGGCGGACGCCGTTGGATCTCCTCCGGAATGCCCAGATATTCCGCCAGTTGGTACACCTGTGATTTATAAAGATGGGCGATGGGCTTCAGGTCGGCCGAGCCGTCGCCGTTCTTCACAAAAAAACCCTGGTCGTACTCAAGCCGATTCGGCGTCCCCGCCACGGCGTAATGAAGCCGGTCCGCGTGATAGTACTCCACCATCTTTCTCGTTCGCTGCTTGAAATTGGTCGCGGCCACGACCCCGAGATACGCCTCGGCCGAAAGCCGCGCCTTCGTCCGAAGGCCCGAAGGCGATTCCACGACGATGTGAAAGATCGAGTACCCTTCGGCCTCAAGGACGTTGGGCAGCACGAGCTTGTTTTTATAACCGTCGCCGTATTCCGGGACGATCTTCCGGATCGCCTCGTCCCGCCGACGGTAGCATCCCGCGGCCCGCAGGACCGGGCCGATGTCCTCCAGGGCGGTCGCGATCCCGAGAGAAGCGGCGATCAGCCGCCCGAGCCGCAAACCTTCCTCGGAAGAATCCTCTTCCGGCATGAAGAGCCCCAGGACCCGATCCTTGCCCAAGGCCCGGACGCAGACCGCAGCCGTCACGCTGCTGTCGATCCCGCCCGAGAGCCCGACCACGATCCCCCGGCGGCGGAGCTGTTTTGTCACCTGCGCCCGGATCGCGGCTTCGATCCGCCCGGCTTCCCGCACCGGATCCAGTCTGAGCGTATCGCGCGAGAAAGCCGCCGCCCTCATCCTAGCGCCCTCCCGTCGGGAGCCCCAGCTCCCGCTTGCTGATCTTCCCGGTCGTCGTCTTCGGAAGAGACGATCGAAACTCGACCGATTTTGGAACCATGAAGTCTTCCAGGCGGGCCGCGCAGTGACGCATGACGTCGCGCTCGGAAAGCGCCGCCCCGTCGGCCAACACCAACACGGCCTTGATCGCCTGTCCCAGGATCGGGTCCTCCACCCCGACCACGGCCGCCTCCTTCACCTCGGACAGGGTGTACAGGACCGCCTCCACTTCCTTGGGACTGACCTTCTCACCGCGCGTCTTGATGATGTCGTCCTTGCGACCCACAAAATAGAGATAGCCTTCCCCGTCCATCCGGAAGAGATCCCCGGTGTACAGCACCTTTTCACCGGGAAGGGGCCCGGGTTTGAGGACCCGGTCGGTCTCCTCGGGCTTTTCCCAGTATCCCTTCATGACATGGGCCCCGCGCACCACCAGCTCCCCGACCGTCCCCGATCCGACCCGCCCGCCCCGCTCGTCCACGATGTACACCTCGGTATTCGGGATCGCCTTTCCGACCGAGGACGGCCGGATCGCGAGCTGGTCCGGCGGGAGATAGGATACCCGCTTGCATTCGGTCAGGCCGTACATGGAATAGATCCGGGTCGCCGGAAACAGGCCGCGCAGCCGCTCGATATGCGACGGGGGGAGCGCCGCGGCCGTGTTCGTGATGTATCGAAGCCGAGGGAACCGTCCGGGGGAAAGCCCCTTCATCTGGAGCAGGATCGCGGCCATCGTCGGGACGAGCGGGAATCCGGTCACGTTCTCCGAAGAGAGCCTTTCCAAAATCACCTGGGGGTAGGCGAAGGACGGCTCGAGGATCACGGTCGCCCCGGCCAGGAAACCCATCAGGATCTGATACAGGCCGTAATCGAACGACAAGGGGAGGGCGCTGAGGATGATGTCATCGTGGGTGTTTTCAAGATACTGCGTGATCGACCGGGCCGCCGTGACCATGTTGAGATGGGTCATCATCACGCCCTTTGGATTCCCGGTGGAACCGGAGGTGTATATCAAGGCCGCCAAATCGATGTCGATGCATCTCTTGGCCGGAACCCCGACCGACGTATCGTGCTCGATCAAGAGGTCGTTCAGGGACGCGAACCGCTTTGCACCGCTCTCGACCGCCTTAATCATTGTCCCCGCGACAATAACATTCCGGAGGTGCGGCATCTGTTGTAAGCCGTCCTTGAGGGCGTCGAGCTTTTTGGCGTGGGTGATCAGAACCGCGGCCCGGCAGTTATTCAGGATATAGGCCAGCTTTTCCGTTTTGGTCGTG
This region of Nitrospiria bacterium genomic DNA includes:
- a CDS encoding DegT/DnrJ/EryC1/StrS family aminotransferase encodes the protein MPVRPKEKFLVFGAPIFEEPEIEEVVGCMRRRWIGTGPKVFQFEKDFAAYKGATHTVALNSCTAALHLSLAAAGIGPGDEVITTPMTFCATINAIIHCGATPVLADCDRKTMNILPEEIEKKVTAKTKAILPVHFAGRICDMDPIMNLARTYDLMVIEDCAHAIESEYKGRKAGRFGDVGCFSFYVTKNVVTGEGGMVVTEDRHIAERVKVLALHGMSKDAWRRFSDEGYKHYQVIHAGYKYNMMDIQAAIGIHQLKRVESYWKRRESIWERYNAAFKALPCFTPVPPEPETRHAYHLYTPLVDLDRIGKNRDWVLNALTAENIGVGVHYLPVHLHPYYRKTFGWKIGDFPNAEWIGERTLSLPLSPALDEEDTKDVITAFTKVLTT
- a CDS encoding FemAB family XrtA/PEP-CTERM system-associated protein, whose amino-acid sequence is MTIRLFENDDKKRWDEFVKRVDGTAHYHYSGWKTVIEKSFGHKTYYLLSEDEWNNIDGILPMVHLKSRLFGSFLVSLPYFNYGGICAERAEVGPRLLQEAIHIGERENVEHIELREVRELNGPLSIKRSKVVMNLRLPSRAEDLWGSFSSKLRSQIRRPQKEGLIARIGREDELDGFYEVFSTNMRDLGTPVYSKSFFKNILEEFEASTWICSVYKEKQPVASGFLVSHKDRVEIPWASSLRDYNFCSPNMLLYWSALNFACDRGYRLFDFGRSTPGEGTYRFKEQWGAKPVPLYWHYWLRKGGALPELNPANPKYRIAINLWKRLPVGLTRLIGPSIVKNLP
- a CDS encoding AMP-binding protein, which encodes MQLEQFLERSAGRFPEKIALVCGDRRLTYREIEEQCNRLAHGLIASGVQRGDRVAVYLDNSVEAALSIFAALKAGAVFLMINPTTKTEKLAYILNNCRAAVLITHAKKLDALKDGLQQMPHLRNVIVAGTMIKAVESGAKRFASLNDLLIEHDTSVGVPAKRCIDIDLAALIYTSGSTGNPKGVMMTHLNMVTAARSITQYLENTHDDIILSALPLSFDYGLYQILMGFLAGATVILEPSFAYPQVILERLSSENVTGFPLVPTMAAILLQMKGLSPGRFPRLRYITNTAAALPPSHIERLRGLFPATRIYSMYGLTECKRVSYLPPDQLAIRPSSVGKAIPNTEVYIVDERGGRVGSGTVGELVVRGAHVMKGYWEKPEETDRVLKPGPLPGEKVLYTGDLFRMDGEGYLYFVGRKDDIIKTRGEKVSPKEVEAVLYTLSEVKEAAVVGVEDPILGQAIKAVLVLADGAALSERDVMRHCAARLEDFMVPKSVEFRSSLPKTTTGKISKRELGLPTGGR
- a CDS encoding glycosyltransferase family 2 protein — protein: MLTALFWFSVAFIFYAYGGYPLLLLALSLFMGRPVAKGDMTPRVSFIITAYNEEKRIREKVENTLGQSYPPDRLEIIVASDGSTDQTDEIVKRYSARGVKLIRASERKGKENAQKLAVEAASGEILVFSDVSTVLDPGGVMSIVRNFNDPCIGCVSSVDRVIGRDGRVGGEGSYVRYEMFLRRLESRVNTLVGLSGSFFAARREACFPWSPDLASDFNTLFNSVRIGLRGILDPESVGSYRDLEDEKKEYHRKVRTVLRGIRVFMNHVYLLNPFRYGFFSWQLLSHKLFRWMVPFAMILAFVSNMFLARESIYYLVAFLAQVVFYVGAVLGIWLNRLFVGSILKIFTYFVLVNLSILSAWYSYVRGERIVKWEPSAR
- a CDS encoding DegT/DnrJ/EryC1/StrS family aminotransferase, translating into MKIRRTIPPAAAPLFLKDLGHGLVGLFSGRRSIQRLEAEVREHFGVRHVFFVSSGKAALALTLLALRSLSPRKKVVIPAYTCFSVPAAVLKAGLEPVLCDVDPSTLDFDHRLLEKAVDEETLCIIPTHLFGVPSDMDHALSVGRSRGAFVVEDAAQAMGGLREGKKLGTVGDVGFFSLGRGKNITCGSGGVIVTHSDRIAGAMARCYADFKKPAIWNDVKELVSLAFMVFFIRPSLFWFPSGLSFLGLGETRFPEDFPLERLSAMKGGILRNWKERLMQSNQARADTASYLKRALGSKSFRENRIPYLRLPVLMKSREARDLVYRASKKQGLGVSLMYPTPVNEIDKIKAAFPGQSFPAAKRVAETLLAIPTHHFVSERDRSKICGLFDRGGEAGALSDRLSNILDLPC
- the xrtW gene encoding exosortase W, which produces MRPSRVRPYSPSNGRALARAGLLVASFLFCYVGVLTGLAKHWWSDNMYSYGFLIPFISLYLVWIRRERLLPVRPEPSLLGGSVLFAAGLLMFVAGQIGGITSVQELSLIVTLLGSVLLILGARAFKVLWFPVAYLIFMIPVWEIVTDPLHLPFQLFSATLGVRLLQSVGIPVYQQGIYIELPNITLEVARACSGVNYLIAVIAIGIPQAYLFLKGWTRRVLLVGFAVAVAVLSNGLRVALIGFLSYHGLGGDIHGPYHVLQGLFVSVVGYAALFGGLWVLTRTSSADPLNKSREPYTVSGSIARNGKVQWIGWSLTLLFLLLGSYALFHQPRAIPLRAEIVNFPMEIGEWQGKERGSDFPIYKKLGVDRELSRTYSSASGDKLNLYVGYFAGQTQGKEMISYQTSDLHREASKRKLDLSSYGPVEINQVVQQEGKYKRELLFWYDLNGRIVADKYEAKAWMVWDGLTRGRTNGAVVILSSDWAIDGVLSGDPEARDAFVREVLRNLKRYLPAINS
- the nadE gene encoding NAD(+) synthase; amino-acid sequence: MRAAAFSRDTLRLDPVREAGRIEAAIRAQVTKQLRRRGIVVGLSGGIDSSVTAAVCVRALGKDRVLGLFMPEEDSSEEGLRLGRLIAASLGIATALEDIGPVLRAAGCYRRRDEAIRKIVPEYGDGYKNKLVLPNVLEAEGYSIFHIVVESPSGLRTKARLSAEAYLGVVAATNFKQRTRKMVEYYHADRLHYAVAGTPNRLEYDQGFFVKNGDGSADLKPIAHLYKSQVYQLAEYLGIPEEIQRRPPTTDTYSLEQTQEEFYFALPYEKMDLCLYGKNHGVPAAEVAPVAGLTPGQVMRVWRDIDAKRNATRYLHLSPLLVEAVGEIDPEAHPK